Proteins co-encoded in one Haladaptatus sp. ZSTT2 genomic window:
- a CDS encoding ferritin-like domain-containing protein, with product MTTKSPENDSVSALQQAISAVNDRFASRRDFITKGTAAGVVLLGMGGGAVSAAGAQEDDEPTDVDVLNYALTLEHLEDAFYREGIETFCSKDFNSCKTLNGFSARVRGDVYDNIVDIGDHESTHTDVLTQVITDLGGDPVPELDYEFGFETPAEFLGIAQVLENTGVSAYDGAINRIENKELVTAGATIATVEARHASYLNLLNGADPFPAAFDEAKSQEAILEAAGGFIVQE from the coding sequence ATGACTACCAAATCGCCCGAAAACGACTCCGTGTCCGCGCTGCAACAAGCAATCTCCGCGGTGAACGACCGCTTTGCCTCCCGGCGTGACTTCATCACAAAGGGGACCGCAGCCGGTGTGGTCTTACTCGGCATGGGTGGGGGCGCAGTCAGCGCAGCCGGTGCCCAAGAAGACGACGAACCAACCGACGTGGACGTGCTCAACTACGCACTCACGCTCGAACACTTAGAGGACGCCTTCTACCGCGAGGGCATCGAGACGTTCTGCAGCAAGGACTTCAACAGCTGCAAAACGCTGAACGGCTTCAGTGCACGCGTCCGCGGCGACGTGTACGACAACATCGTGGACATCGGCGACCACGAATCGACGCACACCGATGTCCTCACCCAGGTCATCACCGACCTCGGTGGCGACCCAGTTCCCGAACTCGACTACGAATTCGGCTTTGAGACGCCAGCCGAGTTCCTCGGTATCGCCCAAGTCCTCGAAAACACCGGCGTATCCGCCTACGACGGCGCAATAAACCGCATCGAGAACAAAGAACTGGTCACCGCTGGCGCAACCATCGCAACCGTGGAAGCCCGCCACGCTTCGTACCTGAACCTCCTCAACGGGGCAGACCCCTTCCCTGCCGCCTTCGACGAGGCGAAATCCCAAGAGGCAATTCTCGAAGCCGCCGGTGGCTTCATCGTTCAGGAATAA